A single region of the Ochotona princeps isolate mOchPri1 chromosome 10, mOchPri1.hap1, whole genome shotgun sequence genome encodes:
- the RGS2 gene encoding regulator of G-protein signaling 2, with the protein MTSKGARSSRPSAREAQAQPVRGHGASRGCGRRPGAARRVRTEAGAQTSAAPSLPLRQAGPARPCPALPGPAGHLGPIPALRGRHGHHETPPPGRAAYKEPGAAGSQQVAVVCQELGVQSTMFLAVQHDCGAMDKSAGNVPKSEEKREKMKRTLLKDWKTRLSYFLQNSSTPGKPKTGKKSKQQAFIKPSPEEALLWSEAFDELLASKYGLAAFRAFLKSEFCEENIEFWLACEDFKKTKSPQKLSSKARKIYMDFIEKEAPKEINIDFQTKSLIAQNIQEATTGCFTTAQKRVYSLMENNSYPRFLESEFYQDLCKKPQITMEPRAT; encoded by the exons ATGACCAGCAAG GGTGCCCGTTCCTCCCGCCCATCTGCGAGGGAGGCCCAGGCGCAGCCGGTCCGCGGGCACGGGGCCAGCCGGGGCTGCGGGAGGCGGCCCGGGGCAGCCCGGCGAGTGCGCACCGAGGCCGGGGCACAGACGTCAGCAGCACCCTCGCTCCCACTGCGGCAGGCCGGCCCTGCCCGCCCCTGCCCGGCCCTGCCCGGCCCTGCCGGCCACCTCGGCCCAATCCCGGCGCTCAGGGGGCGGCACGGGCACCACGAGACCCCGCCCCCAGGCCGGGCCGCCTATAAAGAGCCCGGCGCGGCTGGCAGCCAGCAAGTTGCGGTGGTGTGCCAGGAGCTGGGCGTGCAAAGTACCATGTTCCTGGCTGTTCAGCACGACTGCGGAGCTATGGACAAGAGCGCCGGCAACGTCCCTAAGAGCGAGGAGAAGCGGGAGAAGATGAAACGCACCTT gTTAAAAGATTGGAAGACACGATTGAGCTACTTCTTGCAAAATTCTTCCACTCCTGGGAAACCCAAGACTGGCAAGAAAAGCAAACAGCAAGCTTTCATCAA GCCTTCCCCAGAGGAAGCCCTGCTGTGGTCGGAAGCCTTCGACGAGCTGCTGGCCAGCAAAT ATGGGCTGGCTGCCTTCAGGGCTTTCTtaaaatctgaattctgtgaAGAAAATATAGAATTCTGGCTGGCTTGTGAAgacttcaaaaaaacaaaatcgcCCCAGAAGCTGTCGTCCAAGGCAAGGAAGATCTACATGGACTTCATAGAAAAGGAGGCCCCGAAAGAG ATCAACATAGACTTTCAAACCAAGAGTCTTATTGCCCAGAATATACAAGAAGCTACCACTGGCTGCTTTACAACGGCCCAGAAGAGGGTGTACAGCCTGATGGAGAATAACTCTTACCCCCGATTCTTGGAGTCTGAGTTCTACCAGGACTTGTGTAAAAAACCTCAGATCACCATGGAGCCACGAGCCACATGA